A window of the Spirochaetaceae bacterium genome harbors these coding sequences:
- a CDS encoding ABC transporter ATP-binding protein has translation MAASDRPPDSATVTVPATSDRQAPLLEIRDLKTWFHTDRGTVRAVDGVDLAVGRNRTLGLVGESGCGKTVTALSIMGLVPPATTAISGSLRFRRKDDSEVDLAQMDPHSRAYRRIRGGEIAMIFQEPMTSLNPVYTIGNQIMEAIQLHQEKPAGEARTRAVEMLRQVGIADPERRAVEYPHQLSGGMRQRAMIAMALSCNPSLLIADEPTTALDVTIQAQILELMQRLQGEFGISIIMITHDLGVVVGMADEVAVMYLGRVVEYGPMRPVFKEPRHPYTRGLLRSIPVLGAQVRQRLQPIQGLVPDPRATPPGCRFADRCPQRMERCAEEPPIFEPAPNHLSRCWLSEAGG, from the coding sequence ATGGCTGCTTCCGACCGGCCTCCCGACAGCGCGACCGTCACGGTGCCCGCAACGTCCGACCGGCAGGCTCCACTGCTGGAGATCCGCGACCTGAAGACCTGGTTTCATACCGACCGCGGCACCGTGCGCGCGGTGGACGGCGTCGACCTGGCGGTGGGGCGCAACCGCACCCTGGGGCTGGTCGGCGAGAGCGGCTGCGGCAAGACCGTGACCGCGCTCAGCATCATGGGGCTGGTGCCGCCCGCCACCACCGCCATCAGCGGCAGCCTGCGGTTCCGCCGCAAGGACGACAGCGAGGTGGACCTGGCGCAGATGGACCCGCACAGCCGTGCCTACCGGCGCATCCGCGGCGGCGAGATCGCGATGATCTTCCAGGAGCCGATGACCAGCCTGAACCCGGTGTACACCATCGGCAACCAGATCATGGAGGCGATCCAGCTCCACCAGGAGAAGCCGGCGGGCGAGGCGCGTACGCGGGCGGTGGAGATGCTGCGCCAGGTGGGCATCGCCGATCCCGAGCGGCGTGCGGTGGAGTATCCGCACCAGCTCTCCGGCGGCATGCGGCAGCGGGCGATGATCGCGATGGCGCTGTCGTGCAACCCATCGCTGCTGATCGCGGACGAGCCGACCACCGCGCTCGACGTCACCATCCAGGCGCAGATCCTGGAGCTGATGCAACGGCTGCAGGGCGAGTTCGGCATTTCCATCATCATGATCACCCACGACCTCGGCGTGGTGGTGGGCATGGCGGACGAGGTGGCGGTGATGTACCTGGGGCGGGTGGTGGAATACGGCCCGATGCGGCCGGTGTTCAAAGAGCCGCGGCACCCCTATACGCGGGGGCTGCTGCGTTCGATTCCGGTGCTCGGGGCGCAGGTGCGCCAGCGCCTGCAGCCGATCCAGGGGCTGGTGCCCGACCCGCGCGCCACGCCACCCGGCTGCCGATTCGCCGACCGCTGCCCGCAGCGCATGGAACGGTGTGCCGAGGAACCGCCCATCTTCGAGCCGGCGCCGAACCACCTGTCGCGCTGCTGGTTGAGCGAGGCGGGCGGATGA
- a CDS encoding glycoside hydrolase family 32 protein, whose protein sequence is MQRNFTVTAEYLVVPVRNAGDGGAGDSDEGRLRLVVDGRTILDYGVNSASGPGDVDWYAFFSLARFRGRQALVSASNVTETGFELIRQTDAIPGAEAFYTERLRPQFHYTSRTGWLNDPNGLIWYRGEYHLFYQHNPTALPWGNMTWGHAVSRDFVHWTELPKVLFPDAATGTCYSGAAFIDHHNHLGRKTGAEEVIVAFYLRTGIGLCLAYSNDRGRTFTDYEGNPVLKHDGARIDTPRPFWHGPTGRWVAPTYDFFTNDQGKLRRCVGFYSSANLTDWRFESRVEQDGWGDELCGCVDFFQLPLDGDRERLMWVMILIDGSYIVGDFDGSTFFTLAGKPAVTDDRIKSLVIQGEYYATMTWHNVPDLRRVQITWMRKPGFYPGMPFNQQMTAPSELSLHTTEDGPRLRMLPVAELEALRTRTHEWTNVPLNAKDNPLAEITADLLDLETEIRVAKGTVICLQLRGFDVTYDADTETLSSCGTATRLPPIGGVVRLRVLLDRTSIEVFANDGRVYIPRVVFPEPDNHSLSIFCTGTTTTATRLRVHELKSSWPRG, encoded by the coding sequence ATGCAAAGGAACTTCACCGTTACAGCCGAGTACCTGGTTGTACCGGTCCGCAACGCCGGCGACGGTGGCGCCGGCGACAGCGACGAGGGCCGGCTCAGGCTCGTTGTCGACGGTCGCACCATCCTGGACTACGGCGTCAACTCCGCGTCCGGCCCCGGCGACGTGGACTGGTACGCGTTCTTCTCGCTCGCCCGCTTCCGGGGCAGGCAGGCGCTGGTGTCCGCGTCCAACGTCACCGAAACGGGCTTCGAGCTGATCCGGCAGACCGATGCCATCCCCGGCGCCGAGGCGTTCTACACCGAGCGGCTGCGCCCGCAGTTCCACTACACCTCCCGCACCGGCTGGCTGAACGATCCCAACGGCCTGATCTGGTATCGCGGCGAGTACCACCTGTTCTACCAGCACAATCCCACCGCCCTGCCGTGGGGCAACATGACTTGGGGGCATGCGGTCAGCCGCGACTTCGTGCACTGGACCGAGCTGCCCAAGGTGCTGTTCCCCGACGCCGCCACCGGCACCTGCTACTCGGGCGCGGCGTTCATCGACCACCACAACCATCTCGGCCGCAAGACCGGCGCCGAGGAGGTGATCGTCGCCTTCTACCTGCGCACCGGGATCGGCCTGTGCCTGGCGTACTCCAACGACCGCGGGCGCACCTTCACCGACTACGAGGGCAACCCGGTGCTCAAACACGACGGCGCGCGCATCGACACGCCGCGGCCGTTCTGGCACGGGCCGACCGGCAGATGGGTCGCCCCCACCTACGATTTCTTCACCAACGACCAGGGCAAGCTACGCCGCTGCGTCGGCTTCTACAGCTCCGCCAACCTCACCGACTGGCGCTTCGAGAGCCGCGTCGAACAGGACGGCTGGGGCGACGAACTGTGCGGCTGCGTCGACTTCTTCCAACTGCCGCTGGACGGCGATCGCGAGCGCCTCATGTGGGTGATGATTCTGATCGACGGCAGCTACATCGTGGGCGATTTCGACGGCTCCACGTTCTTCACCCTGGCGGGCAAGCCGGCGGTGACCGACGACCGCATCAAGTCGCTGGTAATCCAGGGCGAGTACTACGCCACCATGACCTGGCACAACGTGCCCGACCTGCGCCGCGTGCAGATCACCTGGATGAGGAAACCGGGCTTCTATCCCGGCATGCCGTTCAACCAGCAGATGACCGCCCCGTCCGAACTCTCCCTGCACACCACCGAGGACGGCCCCCGGCTGCGCATGCTGCCCGTGGCGGAGTTGGAGGCGCTACGCACCCGCACCCACGAGTGGACAAACGTGCCGCTCAACGCCAAGGACAACCCGCTTGCGGAAATCACCGCCGACCTGCTCGACCTGGAAACGGAGATCCGGGTTGCGAAGGGTACCGTGATCTGCCTGCAACTGCGCGGATTCGACGTCACCTACGACGCGGACACCGAGACGCTCTCCTCCTGCGGCACCGCCACCCGCCTGCCCCCGATCGGCGGCGTGGTACGGCTGCGCGTCCTGCTCGACCGCACCTCCATCGAGGTGTTCGCCAACGACGGCCGCGTCTACATCCCCCGCGTCGTGTTCCCGGAACCCGACAACCACTCCCTCAGCATCTTCTGCACCGGCACCACCACCACGGCAACCCGCCTCCGCGTCCACGAACTCAAGTCCAGCTGGCCACGAGGCTGA
- a CDS encoding DUF433 domain-containing protein, producing MPTNPELLKRVTARPDVFGGKPIIRDLRISVELILSLLSQGVATDAILKDCPELEPVDIRACTAYAHAVIAKDSLDAVSIAHS from the coding sequence ATGCCCACGAACCCTGAATTGCTTAAGCGTGTCACGGCACGGCCCGACGTCTTTGGCGGCAAGCCGATTATCCGTGATTTGCGGATCTCGGTGGAGCTGATCCTCAGCTTGTTGAGCCAGGGAGTGGCCACGGATGCGATCTTGAAGGACTGCCCTGAGTTGGAGCCGGTGGACATTCGTGCCTGCACCGCTTACGCGCACGCGGTAATCGCAAAGGACTCGCTGGACGCCGTGTCGATTGCCCATTCGTGA